From one Cardiocondyla obscurior isolate alpha-2009 linkage group LG06, Cobs3.1, whole genome shotgun sequence genomic stretch:
- the LOC139103716 gene encoding RNA-binding protein 5, which yields MYSNNIDPWEPGYGPERRSHNSDYDYRSDYGSNRSPEYSEHRDVDHRDREHRSPDYRNHRGRDRDRERDRSRDRRDRSRDDRDRSYRDREDRYGRQRDRDSVERDRDRDRDRDRDRDRSRRDRDRDRDRDRRGKRDDRDRDRDDDHSRESLDFEHDHGRSYGSSMEGIHYKSQSPNNTIMIRGLAQHITENDVRQDILNCGLMPKDIRLIRKKDTGASRGFAFVEFNATQEAARWMEMKQGVLMLQDQYRALMQYSIPKECHVDKPPAKNTQDWHCVKCGAHNFKRRETCFKCSASRAESEEGGEGSDEISPHPTNTVLLRGLDVLTTEDSVLQAMKNLSSLPIRSIRIGRDSLTNTSRGVCYLEMGNVVDAMYLHTALTKQGLVVDGRKVEITYCKLHQINNANPWKSNDTQPQRYTLDDVAQLAEYSANLYAKTPAQKAHYLQYYTQYYQNQIMQGSAITLPSLNQTDRVNAAAAVAQSAIQQLQASRKLGNDTDDVKGRPTPATPSSTALASGRIPAHSSDGKVYSVPDVSTYHYDESSGYYYDPSTGLYYDPNSQYYYNSHTQQFLYWDAESFSYQPAKTTASTTQGATNTITAAASSTDSTNAISNQASTLLGVNAAQESSKEDESKKKDSKQDKVKVAKKIAKDMERWAKTLNQKKENAKSNWNSEFAGMDGNQGVGSGAADAGYAILEKKTIANPYHEDEDQSGNGLVAAYGGGSDTEEEIEDVQQEEKQHTDWSKLACLLCKRQFPSKEALLRHQQLSELHKQNLENWYQVRGLDPNDPQQRNNKYRDRAKERRAKYGEPEPPQPNKLKEKYLKTRVEEMSVSYEEPTRAGIGSDNVGNKLLQKMGWSEGMGLGKSNQGRTSIIEAERRVPTAGLGAKSSSYSALPGDTYKDCVKKMMYARYQELSDT from the exons ATGTACAGCAACAACATTGATCCTTGGGAGCCTGGGTATGGGCCAGAAAGAAGAAGTCATAATTCCGACTACGACTATCGTAGTGATTATGGAAGCAATCGGTCCCCGGAATATTCGGAACACCGTGATGTCGACCATCGTGATAGGGAGCATCGTAGTCCAGATTACAGAAATCATCGTGGAAGAGACAGGGATCGCGAAAGAGATCGTTCGAGGGATAGGAGAGATCGTAGTAGAGACGATCGTGATCGCAGTTATAGGGATCGCGAAGATCGTTATGGGAGACAAAGAGATAGAGACTCTGTAGAAAGAGACCGGGATAGGGATAGAGATAGGGACAGAGACAGAGATCGCTCGAGACGGGACAGGGATCGGGATAGAGATCGGGACCGCAGGGGAAAACGGGATGATCGGGACCGCGATCGTGACGACGATCATAGTCGGGAAAGTTTGGACTTTGAGCACGATCATGGTCGTTCTTATGGCTCGTCCATGGAAGGAATCCACTACAAATCACAATCGCCCAACAACACCATTATGATACGTGGACTTGCTCAACATATTACTGAAAATGAC GTGCGGCAAGATATTCTCAACTGCGGTCTCATGCCTAAGGACATCAGGCTGATTCGCAAAAAAGATACAG GTGCTTCGCGAGGTTTCGCATTCGTCGAGTTTAACGCGACTCAGGAGGCCGCACGATGGATGGAGATGAAACAG GGAGTCCTGATGCTGCAGGATCAATATCGCGCACTTATGCAATACAGTATACCGAAAGAGTGCCATGTGGATAAACCACCAGCGAAAAATACACAGGACTGGCACTGCGTTAAg TGTGGAGCGCACAATTTTAAACGACGTGAGACTTGCTTCAAATGTTCCGCCTCGCGAGCGGAAAGCGAAGAAGGCGGAGAAGGTAGCGACGAAATTAGCCCGCATCCCACCAACACCGTACTTTTACGAGGATTAGATGTATTAACGACCGAGGATTCGGTTCTGCAAGCGATGAAGAATCTATCGTCATTGCCAATACGCAGTATTCGCATCGGTCGTGACTCTCTTACGAATACGTCCAGAGGAGTGTGCTATTTGGAAATGGGCAATGTAGTAGATGCGATGTATTTGCATACTGCGCTTACAAAACAAGGACTGGTGGTCGATGGCAGGAAGGTGGAGATTACGTATTGTAAACTTCAccaaattaataatgcaaatcCATGGAAATCGAACGATACTCAGCCTCAGAGATACACCTTAGACGACGTCGCTCAATTGGCGGAATACAGTGCCAACTTGTATGCCAAAACACCTGCTCAGAAGGCTCATTACCTTCAGTATTACACGCAGTACTATCAAAATCAAATAATGCAGGGATCGGCGATTACATTACCGTCTTTAAATCAAACGGATCGAGTAAACGCAGCCGCGGCGGTAGCGCAGTCCGCTATACAACAATTGCAAGCGTCTAGAAAGCTAGGAAATGATACCGATGATGTGAAAGGACGACCAACCCCCGCGACTCCCTCGAGTACAGCATTAGCTAGCGGAAGAATTCCCGCACACTCCAGCGATGGTAAAGTATACT CTGTACCGGACGTTAGCACTTATCATTATGACGAATCATCGGGCTACTATTATGATCCTAGCACGGGATTATATTATGACCCGAATtcgcaatattattataacagTCACACTCAACAGTTTCTTTATTGGGACGCCGAATCGTTCTCTTATCAGCCAGCTAAG ACTACTGCAAGTACAACACAGGGAGCTACAAACACGATAACAGCGGCAGCAAGTAGTACAGATTCTACGAATGCAATCAGCAATCAAGCTTCAACTTTGTTAGGTGTTAATGCGGCTCAAGAATCGTCAAAAGAAGACGAGAGCAAGAAAAAAGATAGTAAACAGGACAAAGTAAAAGTCGCTAAAAAAATAGCGAAAGATATGGAGCGATGGGCGAAAACTTTAAatcaaaagaaagaaaacgctAAAAGTAACTGGAATTCTGAGTTTGCTGGTATGGATGGCAATCAAGGTGTTGGAAGTGGCGCGGCGGATGCAGGATATGCTATTCTAGAAAAGAAAACTATTGCAAATCCTTATCACGAGGACGAAGATCAAAGCGGTAATGGATTGGTAGCCGCTTATGGTGGTGGTAGTGATacagaagaagaaatagaagaCGTGCAACAAGAGGAGAAACAACACACGGATTGGAGCAAACTTGCATGCTTACTTTGCAAACGACAGTTCCCAAGCAAAGAAGCATTACTTCGTCATCAACAGTTATCCGAACTTCACAAAcaaaatttggaaaattgGTATCAAGTACGCGGCCTGGATCCCAATGATCCAcagcaaagaaataataaatacagaGATCGCGCTAAGGAAAGAAGAGCTAAATATGGCGAACCTGAACCACCGCaaccgaataaattaaaagaaaaatatttaaaaactagaGTGGAAGAAATGTCGGTATCTTATGAGGAGCCTACACGAGCAGGTATTGGATCCGATAACGTTGGCAATAAATTACTGCAAAAAATGGGTTGGAGCGAAGGAATGGGTTTAGGGAAATCTAATCAGGGTAGAACAAGTATTATTGAAGCCGAAAGGCGTGTCCCTACGGCTGGTTTAGGAGCCAAGTCTTCATCATATAGCGCATTACCAGGCGATACATATAAGGACTGCGTGAAAAAAATGATGTACGCGCGATACCAAGAACTGTCTGACACATAA
- the Sec5 gene encoding exocyst complex component 2, with protein MGPPPVVTGISPKEGPPGTRVIVRGEFLGNKAQDLVGLTICGCDCFLSAEWKSSNKIIARSGPCKGRGDIIVTTRSGGQGTSTVQFRGYHETIGPMKESAVWVEEAPMQTLGWGRRALSPTNYQQEDPLGLSVEGNDKKFPEDELIELFGDGSGDLTSEKFHPGWFLLQHHHATTLEDLKAGLAYLRRKVNSQKEGQLSFLKANVGAVMEQLDTIMSLKDQFEADVKSYGSDPTEKLETAIKQSMSEANKLFDDVLARRDRADATRNALAVMQRYKFLFCMPINIERNIKRGNYDLVINDYARVKNLFKNTEIDVFKKVLEEIDNRIDNFKELLRNKLQEMPFSLEERKKIIRNLVNLDVEGDPAWDAIVSHANYLEKSVANAVYEHLDGKIKTNCEDTTKLSKTTHTPINIKHLRSQKNNGDNTPPQILCVEAVCDIVVEQLPDLWRLGQSYFTGQLHVAVDAEKQSHFKNLVLSNMQHAMGAMKSTCSHDLEARWLLHILRCVRQMYASLIHLDLPSEALDIFGLFILDLRIQCLIALFKQGADTTAALSQRETWQIEYLNEDGGVTRLPYLFEEIILAISKHARETVVACGPREGSLFSNPAHQILYHNTIKALFVSFARCLQHLAFSGCDDAMDNDETSVSQLIGSPSGYRNKINKHQGPTWEQCLLISLSNIRYTLNIVLPRIGDALKAQGYPELSAAVGWNSDWTQLETLDSAVLDAYLERRCDPLVGTIEPSMYLGGLEWDFDTEPTHLKPYAQEILANLIAVHAEVRRVAPALLQRILSHIIETIAEELARLMSCVTQFRPAGIVQARTDIILLRNALQTYSTSRARSFFEEALDAIPQPVNKEDRMRIDALLSKVATCMRLQLSCLTSEVTEIRYLTTDPERVTTV; from the exons ATGGGACCTCCACCTGTAGTTACTGGAATATCGCCCAAGGAAGGTCCACCTGGCACTCGTGTAATAGTGCGTGGCGAATTTTTAGGAAATAAGGCTCAAGACCTTGTAG gTTTGACGATATGCGGTTGCGACTGTTTTCTTTCGGCCGAATGGAAGTCGTCAAACAAGATTATAGCAAGATCTGGGCCTTGCAAAGGCCGTGGAGATATAATAGTGACAACTCGAAGTGGCGGCCAAGGGACTTCGACAGTACAATTTCGTGGTTATCATGAGACTATAGGCCCAATGAAAGAGTCGGCAGTATGGGTAGAGGAAGCACCTATGCAGACTTTAGGGTGGGGTAGAAGGGCTTTATCACCTACAAACTATCAACAGGAAGATCCTTTAGGGCTCAGTGTAGAAGGCAAtga caaaaaattCCCTGAGGATGAGTTAATTGAACTTTTTGGAGATGGAAGTGGTGATCTTACAAGTGAAAAATTTCATCCAGGATGGTTTTTATTGCAACATCATCATGCTACAACTTTAGAAGATTTAAAAGCTGGTTTAGCTTATCTTAGAAGAAAAGTTAACTCCCAAAAGGAAGGGCAATTGTCATTTTTAAAG GCCAATGTAGGAGCAGTAATGGAACAACTTGATACAATAATGTCACTAAAGGATCAATTTGAAGCTGATGTAAAAAGCTATGGTAGTGATCCTACAGAGAAATTGGAAACGGCTATCAAACAGTCTATGTCTGaagctaataaattatttgatgatGTATTAGCAAGGAGAGACAGAGCCGATGCTACTCGTAACGCGTTGGCTGTTATGCAACgttacaaatttcttttttgtatgCCAATTAACATTGAGAGGAACATCAAACGCGGCAATTATGATCTCGTAATTAATGACTATGCCAGAGTTAAGAATCTGTTTAAAAATACGGAAATAGATGTTTTTAAAAAGGTATTGGAGGAAATTGACAATAGAatcgataattttaaagaattgttACGAAACAAATTACAAGAAATGCCATTTAGTTTAGAAGAACGCAAGAAGATTATTAGAAATCTCGTTAATCTCGACGTCGAAGGCGATCCGGCTTGGGACGCGATAG tttcaCATGCAAATTATTTGGAGAAAAGCGTTGCCAATGCCGTATACGAACATCTGGATGGAAAGATTAAAACTAATTGTGAAGATACGACTAAGTTGTCCAAGACCACACACACtccgataaatataaaacacttacgatcgcaaaaaaataatgggGATAATACACCACCGCAAATTTTGTGCGTCGAAGCAGTTTGCGATATCGTGGTTGAACAGTTGCCAGATTTGTGGAGATTGGGACAAAGTTATTTCACGGGACAGTTACATGTAGCGGTAGATGCAGAGAAACAAAGTCATTTTAAA AATTTAGTTTTATCAAATATGCAACATGCTATGGGAGCCATGAAAAGTACATGCAGTCATGATTTGGAAGCAAGATGgcttttacatattttacggTGCGTTAGACAAATGTATGCATCTTTAATACATCTAGATTTGCCTAGCGAAGCTCTCGATATTTTCGGATTATTTATATTGGACTTGAG GATACAATGTTTGATCGCTCTTTTCAAACAAGGAGCGGATACTACAGCAGCTCTGAGTCAAAGAGAAACATGGCAGATAGAATACTTGAACGAGGATGGCGGTGTTACAAGATTG CCGTATTTGtttgaagaaataattttggcGATATCGAAGCATGCACGAGAAACAGTAGTTGCTTGCGGTCCGAGAGAAGGATCACTTTTCAGTAATCCAGCCCATCAAATTCTCTACCACAATACCATTAAAGCATTATTTGTATCGTTTGCACGATGCTTACAACATCTGGCGTTCAGCGGATGTGACGACGCCATGGATAATGATGAAACGTCGGTTTCGCAATTGATTGGCTCGCCTTCTGgctatagaaataaaattaataagcatCAAGGACCA ACATGGGAGCAGTGTCTCTTAATTTCGTTAAGCAATATACGATATACTCTAAATATCGTTCTACCAAGAATCGGAGATGCCTTGAAAGCACAAGGCTATCCGGAATTATCCGCCGCGGTTGGATGGAACTCTGATTGGACACAGTTAGAAACATTGGATAGCGCCGTGCTGGACGCGTATCTAGAACGACGTTGCGATCCACTTGTTGGCACGATAGAGCCTAGCATGTATTTAGGTGGTTTAGAATGGGATTTTGATACCGAACCGACCCATCTCAAGCCTTATGCTCAAGAAATATTAGCAAATCTAATTGCAGTACACGCGGag GTACGCCGAGTTGCACCAGCTCTGTTACAACGGATTCTTTCCCATATAATAGAAACCATCGCGGAGGAACTCGCGCGACTTATGTCGTGCGTTACACAATTCCGTCCAGCCGGAATTGTTCAAGCTCGAACGGATATAATACTCTTGAGAAACGCCTTACAAACCTATAGCACAAGCAGAGCGAG AAGCTTCTTCGAGGAAGCTTTGGATGCAATACCTCAACCAGTAAATAAAGAAGATCGCATGAGAATAGACGCTCTTTTGTCAAAAGTTGCAACGTGCATGAGACTACAACTGTCGTGTCTTACTAGTGAGGTAACAGAAATTCGTTATTTAACAACAGACCCCGAACGCGTTACTACTGTTTGA